In Thermodesulforhabdus norvegica, a single window of DNA contains:
- a CDS encoding chalcone isomerase family protein gives MSRRGIILFTALFFSLVSFYGYALEFKGVIFEDRLTIGDTDCVLNGVGIRKKFFVEVYYGGLYLPQKTGDSRAVIEMDVPKAVVLKVVYKKVDAEKWREGWVEGFKKTAESYGGDLKERIDRFVSFFDEPVVKGEEVRVVYVPNRGTEVIVKGRSKGVIPGSDFMKALWAIWFGEEPASEELKKGMLGM, from the coding sequence ATGAGCAGGAGGGGAATTATATTATTCACTGCGCTGTTCTTTTCCCTTGTATCCTTTTATGGGTATGCCTTGGAATTCAAAGGGGTGATCTTTGAAGACAGGTTAACCATTGGGGATACCGATTGTGTCCTTAACGGAGTGGGAATACGCAAAAAGTTTTTTGTGGAGGTTTATTACGGTGGGCTTTATCTGCCTCAGAAGACTGGAGATAGCCGGGCGGTAATTGAGATGGATGTTCCGAAGGCAGTGGTTTTGAAGGTTGTTTACAAGAAGGTTGATGCGGAAAAGTGGCGTGAAGGCTGGGTTGAAGGTTTCAAAAAAACTGCTGAATCTTACGGGGGTGACTTGAAAGAACGGATCGATAGGTTCGTGAGCTTTTTTGACGAACCCGTGGTGAAGGGTGAAGAAGTACGAGTGGTTTATGTTCCGAATCGGGGAACTGAGGTTATCGTTAAAGGCAGGTCTAAAGGCGTGATTCCCGGGAGTGATTTTATGAAGGCTCTCTGGGCAATATGGTTTGGGGAAGAGCCGGCCTCGGAGGAGCTCAAAAAGGGAATGCTGGGCATGTAG
- a CDS encoding HpcH/HpaI aldolase/citrate lyase family protein → MAVERPCRLRRSILSVPGNREKMIEKSRRLPADVVMLDLEDSVPVDQKDEARKLVISALQNGTWRAPTLSVRINPMDSPWAYRDIVDIVEKCGRVLHTVVIPKVEDPCEVKAVDYFIGQIELNCGFPSGRIGLEASVETAKGMILVEDIAVSSRRLETLVFGIADYTSSVGAPAVGVSGHGEAEDFYPGHRWHFPMSRLVMAAKAAGLMAVDAPYGDFKDIEGLRRSCLISRGLGYDGKWAIHPDQLSIINELFAPSPEDVERSLKIVREYEKAREEGRGTCSVDGKMIDGATLRLARQTLEKWKMMESLNRTEG, encoded by the coding sequence ATGGCCGTGGAGCGCCCCTGTCGGTTGCGCAGATCTATTTTGTCTGTTCCGGGAAATCGTGAAAAAATGATTGAAAAATCCCGAAGGCTTCCCGCCGATGTGGTTATGCTCGACCTGGAGGATAGCGTACCGGTCGATCAGAAAGATGAAGCCCGAAAGCTGGTTATATCGGCATTGCAGAACGGAACCTGGAGGGCTCCTACTCTATCGGTGCGCATAAATCCCATGGACTCTCCCTGGGCGTACCGTGACATCGTTGACATAGTGGAGAAATGCGGACGGGTATTGCACACCGTAGTGATTCCCAAGGTTGAGGATCCCTGTGAGGTGAAGGCGGTAGATTATTTCATCGGTCAGATTGAGCTGAACTGCGGTTTTCCTTCCGGTCGGATAGGTCTTGAGGCATCGGTGGAAACCGCTAAAGGGATGATACTTGTGGAAGATATTGCTGTGAGTTCCCGGCGACTCGAAACCCTGGTTTTCGGCATAGCCGACTATACGTCCTCGGTGGGAGCTCCGGCGGTAGGTGTGAGCGGCCATGGGGAAGCGGAGGATTTTTATCCGGGTCACAGGTGGCATTTCCCGATGAGTCGGCTGGTTATGGCGGCCAAGGCTGCGGGTCTTATGGCCGTTGATGCCCCCTATGGAGACTTCAAAGATATCGAAGGTTTAAGGCGCTCCTGCCTCATCTCCCGTGGATTGGGCTACGACGGAAAATGGGCTATCCATCCTGATCAATTATCGATAATCAACGAACTCTTTGCCCCATCCCCTGAAGACGTTGAAAGAAGCCTGAAGATTGTGAGAGAATACGAAAAAGCCCGGGAAGAAGGGCGGGGAACATGTTCCGTTGATGGTAAAATGATAGATGGGGCGACCTTAAGACTTGCAAGGCAGACTCTGGAAAAGTGGAAAATGATGGAAAGCCTTAACAGAACGGAGGGGTAG
- the acsC gene encoding acetyl-CoA decarbonylase/synthase complex subunit gamma yields MGMTGIEIFKLLPKTNCGECGAPTCLAFAMNLASGKAELDQCPYVSEETKKILAEQSAPPIRTVNIGTGDYAIEVGGELVQFRHEKTFNNPTGIGCLITSDEDDASIQGKIERFKALQFERVGVMMRPELFALLDKSNDPANFKAFVEKIMGMTDASLILMSPNPQVMEAALEVAKDRKPLIYAVTMKNGPKMAPLAKKYGCPVVARGDGQLDTVIKITQNLLKMEIKDVVIDTGARDLKTQFTHNVMIRRAALVDRFRPLGFPTIVFANEMASSLEEETLVAATFIAKYGGIVILSDLQPHSVYPLLLQRLNIFTDPQRPMTTEPGIYPINNPDENSPVLVTCNFSLTYFIVSGEIEACRQPAWLLVKDTEGLSVMTAWAAGKFSGEDVGMFVKKCGIGDKIKHKSIVIPGYAAAISGELEEELGGWNVVVGPREASQIPKFLKVFKPE; encoded by the coding sequence ATGGGAATGACGGGAATTGAAATTTTTAAGCTTCTGCCCAAGACAAACTGTGGCGAGTGTGGTGCGCCTACCTGTCTTGCTTTTGCCATGAACCTGGCATCGGGTAAGGCCGAGCTGGATCAGTGTCCTTATGTATCCGAGGAGACCAAGAAGATACTGGCTGAACAATCCGCACCGCCTATACGGACGGTTAACATTGGAACCGGCGATTATGCCATCGAAGTGGGTGGTGAGCTGGTGCAGTTCCGCCATGAAAAGACCTTCAACAATCCCACGGGCATAGGTTGCCTTATTACCAGTGATGAGGATGACGCATCCATTCAGGGTAAGATTGAGAGGTTCAAAGCCCTGCAGTTTGAGCGCGTGGGCGTGATGATGCGCCCCGAGCTTTTTGCGCTCCTCGACAAAAGCAATGATCCGGCAAACTTTAAGGCTTTTGTAGAAAAAATCATGGGGATGACCGATGCCAGTCTGATTCTCATGTCGCCGAATCCGCAGGTTATGGAGGCTGCTCTGGAGGTTGCCAAGGACAGAAAGCCCCTTATTTATGCGGTTACCATGAAAAACGGGCCCAAGATGGCGCCTCTTGCGAAAAAGTACGGTTGTCCCGTTGTTGCTCGCGGGGACGGTCAGCTGGATACCGTAATAAAGATCACTCAGAATTTGCTCAAGATGGAAATAAAGGATGTCGTCATTGATACGGGCGCCAGAGATCTGAAGACGCAGTTCACCCACAACGTTATGATTCGTCGTGCGGCTCTGGTTGATCGTTTTCGTCCTCTTGGCTTTCCGACCATAGTTTTTGCCAATGAAATGGCTTCATCTCTAGAGGAAGAAACCCTGGTTGCCGCAACCTTTATCGCTAAATACGGTGGAATTGTTATATTGAGTGATTTGCAGCCTCACTCTGTCTATCCGCTGTTGCTGCAGAGGCTTAACATCTTTACCGACCCGCAGCGTCCGATGACGACGGAACCCGGCATCTATCCGATAAACAACCCCGACGAAAATTCTCCCGTTCTGGTTACCTGCAACTTCTCACTTACCTACTTCATCGTGTCCGGTGAGATTGAAGCCTGCCGTCAGCCTGCCTGGTTGCTTGTCAAGGATACCGAGGGTCTTTCCGTTATGACGGCATGGGCGGCCGGTAAATTCAGCGGTGAAGACGTGGGAATGTTTGTTAAGAAGTGCGGGATCGGTGATAAGATCAAGCATAAAAGCATAGTGATTCCCGGATATGCGGCGGCCATCAGCGGTGAACTTGAAGAAGAGCTCGGCGGTTGGAACGTTGTGGTAGGTCCCAGAGAAGCCAGCCAGATTCCCAAGTTCCTCAAGGTTTTCAAGCCTGAGTAA
- a CDS encoding dihydropteroate synthase — MKLIGENLNIVSKKYGKALKERDKKTIQELAIQQAEAGMDYIDLNIGPAGKYGEELMSWLVPVIHEVVDLPCALDTSNIKAIEAGLKAHKKGRAMINSIMVRPERMDALLPLAKEYDAEFVALLWGPEGMPRDENERGALCAEIVYRATEMGIPPERIYVDPIQTPVNVQQNQIMSALAFMKMFPDIAPGCSSTIGLSNVSNGAPEHLRPILNRVMLIIWKRWNMQSAIVDCFDKELHAIARGERPELEALVHKVEDGEPIDMDSLTKEERDYVKTARVILGHTLYSDSWLEL, encoded by the coding sequence ATGAAGCTTATCGGAGAAAATCTTAATATTGTCAGCAAGAAGTACGGAAAGGCCCTTAAGGAAAGGGACAAGAAGACGATACAGGAGCTTGCCATCCAGCAGGCTGAAGCGGGAATGGACTATATAGACCTCAATATAGGTCCGGCCGGCAAATATGGCGAAGAGCTTATGAGCTGGCTTGTTCCGGTTATTCATGAGGTCGTCGATCTGCCGTGTGCCCTTGACACTTCTAACATAAAGGCCATTGAAGCGGGGCTCAAGGCTCATAAAAAGGGTCGCGCTATGATCAACTCAATAATGGTGCGACCTGAGAGGATGGATGCGCTTTTGCCTCTGGCTAAGGAATATGACGCCGAGTTTGTTGCTCTTCTCTGGGGACCTGAGGGGATGCCTAGGGATGAGAACGAGCGAGGTGCACTCTGTGCGGAGATAGTATATCGGGCAACGGAGATGGGGATTCCTCCTGAAAGGATCTACGTTGATCCCATTCAGACACCGGTAAACGTGCAGCAAAATCAGATAATGAGTGCTCTGGCCTTTATGAAGATGTTTCCCGATATTGCTCCCGGTTGCAGTTCGACAATAGGTCTGTCCAACGTATCCAACGGGGCTCCGGAGCACCTCAGACCGATACTTAACAGGGTTATGCTGATCATCTGGAAGCGGTGGAATATGCAATCCGCCATAGTTGACTGTTTTGACAAAGAGCTTCATGCAATTGCTCGAGGCGAACGTCCCGAGCTGGAAGCTCTGGTCCACAAAGTTGAAGACGGCGAACCCATCGATATGGATTCTCTTACTAAGGAAGAGCGAGATTATGTAAAGACGGCTCGGGTAATTCTCGGCCATACCCTTTATTCTGATTCCTGGCTGGAGCTGTAA
- the acsB gene encoding acetyl-CoA decarbonylase/synthase complex subunit alpha/beta, translated as MSRLVAFAVIQGAYNIVEKAEGKWKQAMDKFGPNEPIGFPNTAYYLPIIYSILGHKVEKLGDAEFVFKRCWELMPPHLSKRIFTPYLGNILDAGMAALFAEEVVEAIRYVEDPDFYYPHEDPDIENGKIWLGAADDIIMRKRGVEFVDGTAPGFAAIVGAAPDPETAKMIAEEYQKKNLYVFMCANQYGTTFTEQLIQAGVQIGWSTRLVPFGPDISAAVFALGFANRAAMAFGGIEPGDYRRILKYNKDRIFAFVNALGDVNAEWAANAAGAINWGFPTIADTDIPEILVHGVCTYEHVVANVPHDQIVSRSIEVRGLKVTVTEVPVPVAYGPAFEGERVRKDDVYLECGGGKTPCFELVKIADMDAVEDGKVTVIGPDIKDVEPGSVLPLGVVVEVAGRKMQEDYEPILERQIHHLVNYAQGVMHIGQRDIAWYRISKSAVEKGFTLEHIGKIIHAKFHQDFGAIFDKCQVTLYTEEDKVRELLKEAQQRYKIRDERIEGMTDETTEIFYSCTLCQSFAPTHVCVVSPERTGLCGAYNWLDCKASYEINPTGPNQPVPKGEVLDPVLGNFKGVNEFVEKASRGAIKSYNFYSVVHDPMTTCGCCECIAAVLPLCNGVMTVNREYTGMTPCGMKFTTLAGTIGGGQVTPGFVGHSKYNITQRKFIAGDGGIKRLVWMPKMLKEEIRERLIKRGEEIGIPNFIDMIATEEQGVTEEEILPFLKEVGHPALSMPPILGEAMPEAAVAAEEAAPAAEEAAAGEAEWGEEEGEAEWGSEEGEGEGW; from the coding sequence ATGTCGAGGTTAGTAGCATTTGCCGTAATACAGGGAGCTTACAATATAGTCGAAAAGGCCGAAGGTAAGTGGAAGCAGGCTATGGACAAGTTCGGACCCAATGAACCCATTGGGTTCCCGAACACGGCCTATTACCTGCCCATAATTTATTCAATTCTGGGTCATAAGGTGGAAAAGCTCGGTGATGCCGAGTTTGTTTTCAAACGCTGCTGGGAACTCATGCCGCCTCACCTGAGCAAGCGTATTTTCACACCGTACCTTGGAAATATCCTTGATGCCGGTATGGCGGCTCTCTTTGCCGAAGAAGTTGTTGAAGCAATTCGTTATGTGGAAGATCCCGACTTTTACTATCCCCATGAGGATCCCGACATCGAAAACGGCAAAATCTGGCTTGGTGCTGCAGATGACATCATCATGAGAAAGCGCGGCGTTGAGTTCGTTGACGGTACGGCGCCGGGTTTTGCGGCGATTGTTGGAGCTGCCCCCGATCCCGAGACGGCCAAGATGATTGCCGAGGAATATCAGAAGAAGAATCTTTACGTTTTTATGTGCGCCAATCAGTACGGCACCACCTTTACGGAACAGTTGATTCAGGCAGGGGTCCAGATTGGCTGGTCCACCCGGCTAGTGCCCTTCGGTCCGGATATCTCTGCTGCCGTTTTTGCTCTCGGTTTTGCAAATCGTGCGGCTATGGCCTTTGGAGGTATTGAACCCGGTGACTACCGTAGAATCCTTAAGTACAACAAGGATCGTATCTTTGCCTTCGTAAATGCCCTGGGCGATGTAAATGCTGAGTGGGCGGCCAATGCTGCCGGGGCCATTAACTGGGGATTCCCGACGATAGCCGATACGGATATCCCGGAAATTCTGGTCCACGGTGTTTGCACTTACGAGCACGTTGTGGCCAATGTTCCTCATGATCAGATTGTTTCCAGATCTATCGAGGTGAGAGGTCTTAAGGTTACGGTGACCGAAGTTCCCGTTCCTGTTGCTTATGGTCCGGCCTTTGAGGGTGAGCGTGTACGTAAAGACGATGTTTATCTCGAGTGCGGTGGTGGCAAGACTCCCTGCTTTGAGCTGGTCAAGATAGCGGATATGGACGCCGTGGAAGACGGAAAGGTGACCGTTATTGGTCCCGACATTAAGGATGTTGAACCGGGTTCGGTTTTGCCTCTTGGAGTGGTGGTCGAGGTTGCCGGAAGAAAGATGCAGGAGGACTACGAGCCGATTCTTGAGCGACAGATCCATCACCTTGTGAACTATGCTCAGGGTGTGATGCACATAGGCCAGAGGGACATTGCCTGGTATCGTATCAGCAAGTCTGCTGTGGAAAAAGGATTCACCCTTGAGCACATTGGGAAGATCATTCACGCTAAGTTCCACCAGGACTTCGGGGCTATTTTCGATAAATGTCAGGTAACCCTTTATACGGAAGAAGATAAGGTTCGAGAGCTTCTCAAAGAGGCTCAGCAGAGGTACAAGATTCGTGACGAGCGCATTGAGGGAATGACCGACGAGACAACGGAAATATTCTACTCCTGCACGCTTTGCCAGTCCTTTGCCCCGACCCATGTCTGCGTGGTAAGCCCCGAACGTACCGGTCTTTGTGGTGCCTATAACTGGCTTGACTGCAAAGCTTCATACGAAATAAACCCCACAGGTCCCAACCAGCCCGTTCCCAAAGGTGAAGTGCTCGATCCCGTTTTGGGCAACTTTAAGGGTGTAAATGAGTTCGTTGAAAAGGCTTCGAGAGGAGCGATCAAGAGCTACAATTTCTACAGCGTTGTCCACGACCCCATGACAACCTGTGGGTGTTGTGAATGTATTGCAGCGGTATTGCCGCTTTGTAACGGCGTCATGACCGTGAACCGTGAGTACACGGGCATGACACCTTGCGGTATGAAGTTCACGACCCTGGCGGGTACCATCGGCGGCGGTCAGGTCACGCCCGGCTTCGTGGGTCACAGCAAGTACAACATCACCCAGAGGAAGTTCATTGCCGGTGACGGTGGAATCAAGAGATTGGTGTGGATGCCCAAGATGCTCAAAGAGGAGATCAGGGAGCGGCTCATCAAGCGAGGCGAAGAGATAGGTATCCCCAACTTCATCGATATGATTGCAACTGAAGAACAGGGTGTGACGGAAGAGGAAATTCTTCCCTTCCTGAAAGAAGTAGGGCATCCTGCTCTGTCGATGCCTCCCATTCTCGGAGAGGCTATGCCTGAGGCTGCCGTGGCTGCCGAAGAGGCTGCTCCTGCCGCCGAAGAGGCAGCGGCCGGTGAAGCCGAATGGGGTGAAGAAGAAGGCGAAGCCGAGTGGGGAAGCGAAGAAGGTGAAGGTGAAGGCTGGTAG
- the ppdK gene encoding pyruvate, phosphate dikinase encodes MAQKYVYFFGGDKTEGNAKMKMLLGGKGANLAEMANLGIPVPPGFTITTEVCKYFYEHGETYPPELKEQVNDALKRVEEIMGKKFGDPSNPLLVSVRSGAPISMPGMMDTVLNLGLNDETVRGLAEKTGDERFAYDCYRRFVAMYGDVVLGLKPVGKDDVDPFEQVLEELKHRKGITYDNELDPESLKELVTLYKKLIKDRLGIDFPDDPEEQLWGAIGAVFKSWNNPRAIAYRELNDIPDDMGTAVNVQAMVFGNMGPDSATGVAFTRNPATGENVLYGEYLINAQGEDVVAGIRTPQPINKAQKTDPDSVSLEEAMPEVYEELERIRKLLDRHYRDMQDVEFTIERGKLWMLQTRSGKRTAFAALRIAVEMVEEGILTEEEAVMRVEPQQLTQLLRPTFDLKSKEKALADGAFLAKGLNAGPGAATGRVVFNAPDAEEWASRGEQVILVRMETSPEDIRGMHAAQGILTSRGGMTSHAALVARQMGKVCVVGCGALEIDYKKRQFTVNGRIVREGDWISLDGTTGEVFEGKIPTQPSEIVRVVVDKSLKPEESIVYRNYAKLMEWADRYRRLGVRTNADKPDQASVAIAFGAEGIGLCRTEHMFFEGRRIDTVREMILADDQEGREKALAKLLPMQKEDFKGIFRVMKGLPVTIRTLDPPLHEFLPADEKTAAELASSMGVPFEKLWAKIEALHEANPMLGHRGCRLGIVYPEITAMQVRAIFEAACEVQKEGIPVKPEIMIPLVGHVKELENQKKVIDEVACQVFQEQGVHVVYSVGTMIEVPRGAITADEIAKEAEFFSFGTNDLTQTVYGISRDDAGKFLHHYLEKEIWEYDPFERIDRDGVGQLMKIGVEKGRSTRADLKIGICGEHGGEPTSVEFCHQIGLDYVSCSPYRVPVARLAAAQAAIKERLKA; translated from the coding sequence ATGGCGCAGAAGTATGTTTACTTCTTTGGAGGGGATAAGACCGAAGGCAATGCAAAAATGAAGATGCTCCTTGGAGGAAAAGGAGCGAATCTTGCCGAGATGGCAAATCTGGGTATTCCCGTACCGCCCGGCTTTACCATCACAACGGAGGTGTGCAAGTATTTCTACGAGCATGGGGAAACCTACCCTCCCGAGCTGAAGGAGCAGGTAAACGATGCCCTGAAGCGGGTTGAAGAGATCATGGGCAAGAAATTCGGTGATCCTTCCAATCCGCTCCTTGTTTCGGTCAGATCGGGTGCTCCCATAAGCATGCCGGGTATGATGGATACGGTCTTGAATCTGGGGCTTAACGATGAAACTGTTCGAGGACTTGCGGAAAAGACGGGGGACGAAAGATTTGCCTACGATTGTTACAGGCGCTTTGTAGCCATGTACGGTGATGTGGTACTCGGGTTGAAGCCGGTTGGTAAGGATGATGTGGACCCATTTGAGCAGGTTCTGGAGGAACTGAAGCATCGAAAGGGCATAACTTACGATAATGAGCTGGATCCGGAAAGCCTGAAGGAGCTGGTGACTCTTTATAAGAAACTGATAAAGGATCGGCTTGGTATCGATTTTCCCGACGATCCGGAAGAGCAGTTATGGGGGGCAATAGGCGCCGTTTTTAAATCCTGGAATAATCCTCGAGCCATTGCGTACCGGGAGCTCAACGATATACCCGATGATATGGGGACGGCCGTAAACGTTCAGGCTATGGTTTTTGGAAACATGGGGCCTGATTCTGCAACAGGGGTGGCCTTCACGAGAAACCCTGCCACTGGGGAAAACGTTCTTTATGGTGAATATCTTATTAATGCTCAGGGTGAAGATGTTGTTGCAGGGATCCGAACTCCTCAGCCCATAAACAAAGCCCAGAAAACCGATCCCGATTCTGTTTCTCTTGAAGAAGCCATGCCTGAGGTCTATGAGGAACTCGAGAGGATTAGAAAACTTCTGGATCGTCATTACCGGGATATGCAGGATGTCGAGTTTACAATCGAACGTGGGAAGCTCTGGATGCTTCAGACCAGATCGGGCAAGCGAACGGCTTTTGCGGCTCTGAGGATAGCCGTTGAGATGGTTGAAGAGGGAATATTGACCGAGGAAGAAGCCGTAATGAGGGTTGAGCCTCAGCAGTTAACTCAGCTTCTGAGGCCGACCTTTGACCTGAAGAGCAAAGAAAAGGCACTGGCTGACGGGGCTTTCCTCGCAAAGGGATTGAATGCGGGACCGGGTGCAGCAACCGGAAGGGTGGTTTTCAATGCTCCCGATGCAGAAGAATGGGCATCGCGAGGCGAACAGGTAATACTCGTCAGGATGGAGACTTCCCCTGAGGATATTCGGGGTATGCATGCGGCTCAGGGTATTCTTACAAGCCGTGGTGGTATGACCTCTCACGCCGCCCTCGTTGCCAGGCAGATGGGTAAGGTTTGCGTTGTCGGCTGTGGAGCTCTGGAAATAGATTACAAAAAACGGCAGTTTACCGTTAACGGCAGGATCGTTCGTGAGGGTGACTGGATTTCCCTTGACGGCACGACCGGAGAGGTCTTCGAGGGCAAGATTCCCACTCAGCCTTCTGAAATCGTGCGGGTGGTGGTGGATAAATCTCTTAAGCCGGAAGAATCAATCGTGTACAGGAATTATGCAAAACTGATGGAGTGGGCGGACCGTTATCGCAGGCTGGGTGTCAGAACCAACGCCGATAAGCCCGATCAGGCCTCTGTGGCCATTGCCTTTGGAGCGGAAGGTATCGGATTATGCCGAACCGAACACATGTTTTTCGAGGGAAGGCGCATTGACACAGTTCGTGAAATGATACTGGCCGATGACCAGGAGGGACGGGAAAAGGCTCTGGCGAAACTTCTGCCCATGCAGAAGGAAGACTTTAAGGGAATTTTCAGGGTTATGAAGGGTCTTCCCGTGACGATCCGAACTCTGGACCCGCCTCTACACGAGTTTCTGCCTGCTGATGAAAAAACGGCAGCAGAACTCGCCAGCTCCATGGGCGTTCCCTTCGAGAAACTCTGGGCAAAGATAGAGGCTCTTCATGAAGCGAACCCAATGCTGGGCCATCGTGGGTGCAGGTTGGGGATAGTCTATCCGGAAATAACGGCCATGCAGGTTCGGGCCATATTCGAAGCCGCCTGCGAAGTTCAGAAAGAAGGTATTCCGGTAAAGCCGGAAATTATGATCCCTCTGGTGGGGCATGTAAAAGAGCTGGAAAATCAGAAGAAGGTAATTGACGAAGTGGCCTGCCAGGTTTTTCAGGAGCAGGGAGTTCACGTGGTCTATTCTGTCGGGACGATGATCGAGGTTCCGAGAGGGGCTATTACTGCCGATGAGATAGCTAAAGAAGCCGAGTTCTTCTCCTTTGGAACGAACGACCTTACTCAGACGGTTTACGGCATAAGCCGTGATGATGCCGGGAAGTTCCTGCATCATTATCTGGAGAAGGAAATCTGGGAATACGATCCCTTTGAAAGAATAGACCGGGACGGAGTGGGACAGTTGATGAAGATCGGGGTTGAAAAGGGCAGATCGACCCGTGCGGATCTCAAGATAGGCATCTGTGGAGAACACGGTGGAGAACCCACCTCTGTTGAATTCTGCCATCAGATAGGTCTGGACTACGTAAGCTGTTCGCCTTACCGTGTTCCCGTTGCAAGGCTCGCTGCCGCTCAGGCTGCCATAAAAGAACGCCTGAAAGCCTGA
- a CDS encoding HNH endonuclease, producing the protein MEKYFFVVEVSPEFVNREREKAKALKKSRWWQRKISQGICHYCGRSFPPSELTMDHIVPIIRGGRSTRGNIVPACKECNAKKKYLLPLEWDEYLKKLKDDGKE; encoded by the coding sequence ATGGAGAAGTACTTTTTTGTCGTCGAGGTTTCTCCGGAGTTCGTCAACCGGGAAAGAGAAAAAGCTAAGGCCTTAAAAAAAAGCAGGTGGTGGCAGAGAAAGATTTCTCAGGGGATTTGTCATTACTGTGGCAGATCTTTTCCTCCTTCGGAACTCACAATGGACCATATTGTTCCCATAATACGGGGTGGTCGATCAACCAGAGGAAACATCGTCCCCGCCTGTAAAGAATGTAACGCCAAAAAGAAATACCTTCTGCCCCTTGAATGGGACGAATATCTCAAAAAACTTAAAGACGACGGGAAAGAGTGA
- a CDS encoding lysylphosphatidylglycerol synthase transmembrane domain-containing protein, with protein sequence MKFFYLKRRFWVTVFAGLLVLGWVVKKAHVGEVVGYLKEADPLWFSGAFACSVGSYICIGEIMKTLIKATRRNLTRASAYLIAFVSTVVNYVMSVGGISGLTVKVYLLSKKKIPAGETLSISVIHGFFTNTIAVFIVVAGCFFTVRLKIFTGGIAIPVFFIVCCALFFGFLCTAVVVSNRVRELCWLLLKKIAEVVPGPGRIKGFFSRLDGAFRCFHESMLFLTKSTGGLARTAAYALADWVLMFGCLYLSFLAVHYNVSPELLIVGFCTGLLVSLISLIPGGLGIYEGSMVGVFYLMGLDYEKSLAAVMIYRLLYFFIPAVVGLVLLGRELVVD encoded by the coding sequence GTGAAGTTCTTTTACCTGAAGAGGCGGTTCTGGGTAACCGTTTTCGCGGGTTTATTGGTACTTGGATGGGTGGTTAAGAAGGCCCACGTTGGTGAAGTTGTCGGCTATTTGAAAGAGGCTGATCCTTTATGGTTTTCCGGCGCCTTTGCCTGCTCTGTTGGAAGTTACATCTGCATCGGAGAAATAATGAAAACCCTGATAAAGGCAACCCGGAGGAATCTAACCAGAGCCAGCGCATACCTGATAGCCTTCGTTTCGACGGTGGTAAATTATGTTATGTCTGTTGGCGGTATAAGCGGACTGACCGTAAAGGTATATCTCCTTTCTAAAAAGAAGATCCCGGCGGGAGAGACCCTGTCCATTTCCGTAATACACGGCTTTTTTACCAACACGATAGCCGTTTTCATCGTCGTAGCCGGGTGTTTTTTTACGGTAAGGTTAAAAATCTTTACGGGGGGAATTGCAATTCCCGTGTTTTTTATCGTTTGCTGTGCTCTTTTTTTCGGTTTTCTGTGTACTGCCGTCGTCGTAAGCAATCGGGTGAGAGAGTTGTGCTGGCTCTTGTTGAAAAAGATTGCCGAGGTTGTACCCGGCCCCGGCAGGATAAAAGGATTTTTTTCAAGGTTGGACGGAGCTTTTCGGTGTTTTCATGAGTCAATGTTGTTTCTTACGAAATCAACGGGAGGACTTGCCCGCACTGCTGCCTACGCCCTGGCCGACTGGGTCTTGATGTTCGGATGTCTTTATTTGTCCTTTCTGGCAGTACACTACAATGTGAGCCCCGAGCTTCTTATCGTTGGTTTTTGCACAGGGCTTCTGGTATCGCTGATTTCGTTAATTCCCGGTGGTCTTGGGATTTACGAGGGATCTATGGTCGGGGTTTTTTATTTGATGGGTCTTGATTATGAAAAAAGCCTTGCTGCGGTAATGATTTATCGATTGCTTTACTTTTTTATCCCGGCCGTTGTGGGCCT